A region from the Lolium perenne isolate Kyuss_39 chromosome 4, Kyuss_2.0, whole genome shotgun sequence genome encodes:
- the LOC127332478 gene encoding nuclear transcription factor Y subunit B-3, with product MPDSDNDSGGPTGGELSSPREQDRFLPIANVSRIMKKALPANAKISKDAKETVQECVSEFISFITGEASDKCQREKRKTINGDDLLWAMTTLGFEDYVEPLKHYLHKFREIEGERAAASTGGGSTSSTPQLAELPRNNNAGGYVGYGGASPGTGPGSGMMMMMGQPMYGSPPPAQQQQQQHQQQQQQQHHMAMGGRGGFGHHGGSGGAGSHGNQ from the coding sequence ATGCCGGACTCGGACAACGACTCCGGCGGGCCGACTGGCGGCGAGCTCTCGTCGCCGCGCGAGCAGGACCGCTTCCTGCCCATCGCCAACGTGAGTCGGATCATGAAGAAGGCGCTCCCGGCCAACGCCAAGATCAGCAAGGACGCCAAGGAGACGGTGCAGGAGTGCGTGTCGGAGTTCATCTCCTTCATCACCGGCGAGGCATCCGACAAGTGCCAGCGGGAGAAGCGCAAGACCATCAACGGCGACGACCTGCTCTGGGCAATGACCACGCTCGGCTTCGAGGACTACGTCGAGCCGCTCAAGCACTACCTCCACAAGTTCCGCGAGATCGAGGGCGAGAGGGCGGCCGCGTCCACCGGCGGAGGCTCCACTTCCAGCACGCCGCAGCTGGCCGAGTTGCCGAGAAATAACAATGCCGGCGGCTACGTCGGGTATGGCGGCGCCAGCCCTGGCACCGgccctgggagcggcatgatgatgatgatggggcAGCCCATGTACGGTTCACCGCCGCCGGcacagcagcagcaacaacagcatcagcagcagcagcagcagcaacaccaTATGGCAATGGGAGGGAGAGGTGGCTTTGGCCATCACGGAGGCAGCGGCGGCGCCGGGTCACATGGTAACCAATAG
- the LOC127332477 gene encoding uncharacterized protein — protein MSMTHGSPLNTSVKPAQSHRTEPPLAMCSLGELALVPQPGTSVAASMECANWTTADAGAGASAEGNRPKESEFREQIVKLAGIACHEDEEKSRIELLEKLKGCNKIGLIELCRYFDIRGSTSTRKDDIVTILMEFLMEHGSRIDCAEPDKKLRKRKRNRDGADLSGGDPSKKRKPDGTVLETHGEEEAAGKKCVKDRANCSDFHLRGNRNVCTDNKTGQFSKGKAKPDQFEGVNGSMMEKLAVVPLPGLPIHTHEQILVTTPCAKFVSNVENNSMDMKASTKKTISVSKKKATHMTDRNEKFCDNNSSRGDVKPRKQAVRPTKDELRQAVFCILDTANFATMTFGEVVKAVDKYFGKDLFERKPLIRALIEEELFRLAEEAEKKELEEEEAMGTKARAEQAAKASIKDVRVGSDIVKENGLQAGQNGKSKYAEKSYRSDNNIEKGAGNGTSVKAVDNRSSDDAAESSQDGKGEVETENETNCDGFAKDGEAGNIVQNANGDDGVEISKDGKVGSIVQNANGDGGVEISKDGKAGSIVQNANGDDGVEISKDGKTGDIVQNANGDDGVEILQDGKAEADRKNENNSDGFTKDGEAVNIVQNANGDDGVEIFKDGKAETAKNCSGNTMGGSEDLKAGEDEGTKDGRAEECRSGNDANSAEKVGDCGPEESNQMAGHVNCSEDGKSQEAGDNVKGQNIPSCGAECGNANETTENASTGQSRIGEDDDGKAEDAEQNMKVKVDADSSNHGTAEDNAIANGDGQA, from the exons ATGAGCATGACCCATGGCTCACCGCTCAACACTTCGGTAAAGCCAGCCCAGAGCCACCGCACTGAACCTCCTTTGGCCATGTGTTCCCTTGGTGAGCTCGCCCTAGTTCCCCAGCCAGGAACAAGTGTGGCGGCGTCGATGGAATGCGCAAACTGGACCACCGCcgacgccggcgccggcgccagcGCCGAAGGGAATCGACCGAAG GAAAGTGAGTTCAGAGAACAAATTGTCAAACTTGCTGGGATTGCTTGCCATGAAGACGAG GAAAAATCACGGATAGAGCTACTGGAGAAGCTCAAAGGATGTAACAAGATTGGGCTAATTGAACTGTGTCGTTATTTTGATATCCGTGGATCAACATCCACTAGGAAG GACGATATAGTGACAATACTGATGGAGTTTTTGATGGAACACGGTTCTCGTATTGACTGCGCAGAGCCGGATAAG AAGCTTAGGAAAAGAAAGCGCAACAGGGATGGTGCGGATCTATCTGGTGGCGACCCTTCAAAA AAAAGGAAACCTGATGGAACTGTACTGGAAACTCATGGTGAAGAGGAAGCAGCTGGGAAAAAGTGTGTGAAGGATAGAGCAAACTGTTCCGATTTTCACTTGAGGGGTAACAGAAATGTATGTACTGATAACAAGACAGGACAGTTTTCGAAGGGAAAAGCCAAACCTGACCAGTTTGAAGGGGTAAATGGCTCCATGATGGAGAAATTAGCTGTGGTTCCTCTCCCAGGACTGCCAATCCATACACATGAACAAATACTAGTTACAACACCATGTGCAAAGTTTGTTAGTAATGTTGAGAATAATAGCATGGACATGAAGGCTTCAACAAAGAAAACTATTTCCGTTTCCAAGAAAAAGGCAACCCATATGACAGATCGCAACGAGAAATTTTGTG ATAACAATTCGTCTAGAGGAGATGTGAAACCTCGAAAACAGGCAGTGAGACCAACTAAGGATGAGCTGAGACAAGCAGTCTTCTGCATCTTGGATACTGCGAATTTTGCCACG ATGACTTTTGGAGAAGTTGTAAAAGCAGTTG ACAAATACTTCGGCAAGGATTTATTCGAGAGAAAGCCACTGATAAGGGCCTTGATAGAGGAGGAGCTCTTTAGGCTAGCAGAGGAGGCTGAGAAGAAGGAACTGGAAGAGGAGGAAGCAATGGGAACAAAGGCTAGAGCTGAACAAGCTGCCAAGGCGAGCATAAAAGATGTAAGAGTGGGATCAGATATAGTAAAGGAAAATGGACTTCAAGCTGGTCAAAATGGTAAATCTAAGTATGCTGAAAAGAGTTACAGAAGCGATAACAATATTGAAAAAGGCGCTGGAAATGGGACTTCTGTGAAGGCTGTCGATAACAGAAGTAGCGATGATGCTGCTGAAAGTTCACAAGATGGCAAAGGTGAAGTTGAGACAGAGAATGAAACTAACTGTGATGGATTTGCCAAGGATGGCGAGGCTGGAAACATTGTGCAGAATGCAAATGGAGATGATGGTGTAGAAATCTCCAAAGATGGCAAAGTTGGAAGCATTGTGCAGAATGCAAATGGAGATGGTGGTGTAGAAATCTCCAAAGATGGCAAAGCTGGAAGCATTGTGCAGAATGCAAATGGAGATGATGGTGTAGAAATATCCAAAGATGGCAAAACTGGAGACATTGTGCAGAATGCAAATGGAGATGATGGTGTAGAAATCTTGCAAGATGGCAAAGCTGAAGCTGACagaaagaatgaaaataacaGTGATGGTTTTACCAAGGATGGTGAGGCTGTAAACATTGTGCAGAATGCAAACGGAGATGATGGTGTAGAAATCTTCAAAGATGGTAAAGCTGAAACTGCAAAGAACTGCAGCGGTAACACCATGGGAGGCTCTGAAGATCTGAAAGCTGGAGAAGACGAGGGCACTAAAGATGGCAGAGCTGAAGAATGCAGAAGTGGAAATGATGCTAATAGTGCAGAAAAAGTTGGTGACTGTGGACCTGAAGAGTCTAACCAAATGGCTGGGCATGTGAACTGTTCAGAAGATGGCAAATCCCAGGAAGCGGGTGACAATGTGAAGGGTCAAAATATCCCATCCTGTGGTGCTGAATGTGGCAACGCAAACGAGACCACGGAAAATGCAAGTACTGGACAAAGCCGAATAGGCGAAGATGATGATGGTAAAGCTGAAGATGCTGAGCAGAATATGAAGGTCAAAGTTGATGCAGATTCAAGCAACCATGGTACTGCTGAGGACAATGCGATAGCTAATGGCGACGGCCAAGCCTAG